The sequence CTTCACATAAGATGTATTTCCTCGATTCATTTTGACAAGCAGGTGTTCAAACGAATCTTTATGACGAATTTTTTTGCCATAATATAAATGCCCTAATTGTTCATTCTCCAATACATTAAAAATATAACTGGAGTTCTTCGTTTGCAGGTGGAATTCTTTTGTTAGCTGATTAATTATGATTGCCATGTTGATACTCCCTTACTTTTTAGTAATATTCCGGTAACCATTCACCATGTGCTTCGATCAGATCATCACAAAGCGCTACTATGTCATCGAGCGATAGTTCTGCTGCTGTATGCGGATCGAGCATGGCTGCCTGATAAATTTTTTGTTTGCTACGTGTTCGAGCCGCTTCCATCGTTAGCAGCTGTGTGTTGATATTAGTCCGGTTCAATGCTGCCAGCTGCTCTGGTAACTCTCCGACATGTGTTGGTGTGACACCGCTCGCGTCGACTAGACAAGGGACTTCGACGACAGCTTTTTCAGGCAAGTTACGAATTAAGCCACCCGTATTTTGAACATTTCCGCCTATTTTGAACGGCTGATTTGTTTCCATAGCTTCAATAATGTAAGAGCCATATTCATGAGTCCGTTCGTGCGTTAAATGCTGATCATTCACCAATTCATTACGCATTTTCTTCCAACCTTCAATCTGATTCACACAACGACGTGGGTATTCGTCAAGCGGAATCTGAAAACGATCAATTAATTCGGGATACTTACTTTTGATAAAATATGGATGATACTCTGCATTATGCTCTGAGGATTCCGTTACGTAATAGCCGAATTTATCCATTAATTCAAAACGGACCATGTCATCATGCTTTTCTTGCTGCTTTTGCTTCGCTCGTTTTTTAATTTCGGGATATAGATCTTTTCCGTCACGGGTAATTTCGAGCAACCACGCCATATGATTAATACCTGCAATCTTCCATTGAATATTATCCTTTGGCATGTCCAGCGAATCGAGCAGATGATCTGCACAAACCTGAACACTATGACACAGTCCTACTGTTTTGATCCCTTCTTCGAGCATCACATTCGTCAACACCGCCATCGGATTCGTATAATTTAAAAACCATGCATCTGGACAAACTTCCTTCATATCACGGGCGAATTCTTTCATGACTGGAATCGTTCTCAAATTACGGAAAATACCGCCGATCCCAAGCGTATCCGCAATCGTCTGCCGGAGTCCATATTTTTTCGGAATCTCAAAGTCCGTTATCGTACAAGGATCATAGCCGCCGACTTGAATCGCATTGATCACATATTTCGCGCCTCGCAGTGCTTCTTTTCGATCTTGATAGGCCTTTACTTTGACTGTCGGTGCTATACTGCTCTTCATATTATTCAACATCATTTCAGAATCATGTAAACGTTCTTGATCAATATCAAATAGGGCAAATTCAAAATCCTTAAGCGCCTCCACTGTCATACAATCCCCTAACACATTCTTCGCAAAAACCGTACTTCCAGCACCTAAAAAAGTTATCTTTGACAAGTGATTCCCTCCTTATGATTCGCAAAAAATTGCTTCCTACTGCTTCTATCATAAAAAGGTTTACAACCGTTTACAATCGTAAATATCGATGAAATGAGTAATATATTGCTCTATCAATCGATAAAAAGGCGATCCACCGGCATAACGGATTTGCTTTGGCGATATGCACTTGGTGTTTCGTGAAGTAACTGCTTGAATACCTTAGTGAAATAATTACTACTGGCATATCCAACCGCAAAAGCGATCTCCTCAATCGAATCTTCGGTTTGCTGCAATAATTCAAGTGCCCTTTCAATACGTACCTTCGTCAGAAATTGAATCGGTGTTTGTTTGAAATGTTTAGAAAATAATCGCGTGAAATGATATTTGGATAAACCAGAAATAACAACAATATCATCCAAGCCAATATCAGCTGCATAGTTTTTTTCAATAAAGGTCACTGCCTTCGCTACTGCAACAGGGAGATCAGCTTCCTGACGCTCTTCATATTCGACATATTGTAAGTACTCCATCAGAAAAGAATACGCGTAAGCTGAAGCATCATAGCCATGCTGAATCCCGGTTGTCTCAATAATATCGAGCAAACGAAAAATATGCTTAATTGGTCGCGAGTGCAGTGGCAAATGACTAATGTGGCCCGCTTTTTCAGTGATCCGCTCATATTGACTGTTCACTTCATCCCCATACAATGTAATAAACGCAAACTCCCAATGCGAAGAATCGTCAGGTAAATAATAGCAATGATCACTAGGAATCTTTACAAAAAAAGCGTCCCCTTTTTCCAATTGGTGGATGGTCTCTCCGATTCGTATCGCGCCCCGACCATCCAACGTATATTGAAAGACAATGCGACCATGCTCCGCTCGTTGCAGGCCATCCCATCTGTAACTCTCTTCTGTTTGCTTTTCTTTCCCGATCGCATGCAAGCCTGCTACGCGCTCCTGATGCTCCCCTTTGAAACGAAAACCATAGGTATGATGCTTGGCATAAGATTGCATCCGAATCCCTCCTTCTACACAAATTATATCACTCCTTGATTGACTTCCTACCATAAATCACTTAAGCTTGCTTTATATATGAGATAATGGAGGAATTGTGAAGTTATGCTACAAGCAACCAATGTTAGTTTACGTTTCGGTGATAAAAAGTTATTTGAAGATGTCAATATTAAATTTACAGCTGGAAATTGCTACGGCTTAATCGGTGCAAATGGGGCCGGTAAGTCTACTTTTTTGAAAATATTATCAGGAGAACTCGAACCACAATCAGGTCATGTTTCTCTTGGCAAAGATGAACGTCTGGCCGTATTAAAGCAGGATCACTTTGCTTATGAAGAATTTGAAGTTTTGAAGACTGTCATCATGGGCCACACTCGTTTATATGAAGTGATGCAAGAAAAAGATGCCATTTATGCGAAAGGTGAATTCACGGAAGAAGATGGTATGCGCGCCGCAGAATTAGAAGGTGAATTCGCTGAAATGAACGGTTGGGAAGCAGAGTCCGATGCTGCCATTCTATTAAAAGGACTTGGCATTAGCGAGGATCTGCATTACAAGACAATGGCAGAATTATCTGGTTCGGAAAAAGTAAAAGTGTTACTAGCTCAAGCCTTATTTGGCAACCCGGATATCCTATTACTCGATGAGCCGACCAACCACTTGGATATTCAGGCAATCCAATGGTTAGAGGAATTTTTAATCAATTTTGAAAATACCGTTATCGTCGTATCCCACGACCGTCATTTCTTAAACAAAGTATGTACGCACATCGCGGATGTCGATTACGGAAAGATTGAAATGTATGTTGGGAACTATGATTTCTGGTATGAATCCAGCCAGTTAGCATTACAAATGGCAAAAGAGCAAAACAAGAAGAAAGAAGAAAAAATGAAGGATTTACAGAACTTCATCGCCCGCTTTAGTGCGAATGCATCGAAATCAAAGCAGGCAACTTCCCGTAAGAAGATGCTCGATAACATTACACTAGATGATATCAAGCCTTCTTCTCGTCGTTACCCATATGTTGCGTTCACACCTGGCCGCGATATTGGAAACGACTTGTTACGTGTTGAAGGTATTTCCAAAACGATTGATGGCGTGAAAGTTCTTGATAATGTCAGCTTTATTTTAAAGCCATATGACAAAGTAGCGTTCGTTGGTCCAAATGAAATTGCCAAGACTACGTTATTAGATATTTTAATGGGTGAAATGGAACCTGATGAAGGTACTTTCTCTTGGGGTGTCACCACTTCTCAATCTTATTTCCCTAAAGATAACTCGGAATACTTTGAGGGCAATAATATGACATTAGTGGAGTGGCTTCGCCAATACTCTCCTGAGGATCAGACTGAAACGTTCTTACGCGGTTTCTTAGGTCGTATGTTATTCTCTGGTGAGCAAGCATTGAAGAAAGCAAACGTCCTGTCCGGTGGTGAAAAGGTTCGTTGTATGCTGTCTAAAATGATGTTAAGCAATGCCAACGTACTCGTATTAGATGAGCCAACCAACCACCTTGATCTTGAATCGATTACGTCCTTAAACAATGGTCTGATTAAATTTAAAGGCTCGATCCTTTTCACTTCTCATGACCATCAGTTTATTAATAGTATCGCCAATCGTCTGATTGAGATTACGCCTAAAGGCATTGTGGATAAAGAGATCAGCTATGATGAGTATGTAGCAGATCAGAAGCTTCAAAAAGAAATTCAGGCAATGTACGTGTAAAACAGAGAGCAGCTTGAGATAAAAGTATTTTCGTTAATCAAAAGCCAAACGAAACACAAAATGTTTCCAACTAACATTCGTGGTGCGTTTGGCTTTTTTGATGTGCTGTATGGATATACTGAGAAGTAACACGAAGCGCGAAATATAGGTATCGTGATCAGCTGGGAGACCATTTTGACATGCTTTGTCTGCAAGAATGCCCCTCCGTCCTACCACTCCGCGTCCTGCGGGGCACGGCTGAAGCTAGGCTACTACTCGAGTTACTTCTTTGCTGCCTTGCACCGAGGAAGCCTACTTCGAAGCATTACTGGTAGACGCAGGTGCAGACATTGTGGATCTTCAGCACCTGCACAATCCCGCGGGAGTCTCCGTGGTTGGCCTACGTTATGGTTTTGCTCTACAACTAATAATACAGCTAGTATTTTGAGCGTGTCCTTTAGTGTCTATAATATGTAAAATGCCTAGCACCACTGCTTTTAGCTGTTCCATGCGTTGTAGCACTTCCTTAAGCGTAGGAAATATGCGGAGACTCCCGTGGAATCAGCGCGAGCTGAAGATCCACTTATGAAAAAAAAGAATTTTCTTTCATAAGTTAGCTGAAGCCGTGCCCACAGGACGCGGAGCATATTTCCGGAGCTTTGCCAAGCACAATAAAAATGTCATAATCACCAAATAGAAATACAATTTTACAGCATTAGATAGATTCTTACTTAGCATAAAATATGATACATCGCTAAATAGTCATTACTTCGCAGTATGCTTCAACTACGTATAATTGTACTTAGAAAGTTCCTATTTATTTCTGAGTTGTTCGTTTTTCACATATGCATTTTTTTGTTATGTCCCAGTCAATTTTTTACTTTGTTAGGATTTATCGCAAGAGAAAGTATAATGTAAAGATAATAAATCACTTTCTACTTCCGGTATTCCACCCGATTCCTGACATCGGTCACTTGCAAGATTGATTTCATTTTTATGGAAGTAAGCTTGCGTACCGATTAAAAATAGAGTTATTAACAAAGCTAGAGTACATATGCTAATCACCATTCTTGTGCTCTTCTTCATCAAACCTCACCTCCATATGTTAAAAAAATTCATCCATCAGATGATAGTAATCCATTTTCGTTTCATCGACATCTGGCATTCCATACGCTTCAAGAAAATACGATATATACTCCTTGCCAAAATTAAAGGCAATGCTTCTGACCGCTAGAGCGACATCCTGATACCTGTCGGCGATTCCTGTTCTCCCGACGTCAATAAAACCACTGACTTCGCCCTTATTCAGTATAATGTTAGGTAAACAATAGTCACCATGAGTGAAAACGAGATCTTCATTAGAAGGCTTTTTGAAAAGCAATTCTTCGAAGAGTTTGGATGCCTTCCTCCCTTTTCTTTCCCAATCAAAATCCTCTTCATCCGCAAGGCCATTTTGTACCCTTCTATTCGCTTCTGTAATTTTAATTTCAAGTGTTTGATCAAACAGACAGCCTGTCGTGTTGACATTGTGTATAACTTGCAGACCAGCGCCCACTTGCTCCATCAAATCTGTTACATTTGCCAAGTGGACACGCTCAGACGCATTGATTCCTTTAACTTCTGTCATTAATAAGTATTTGTTTTGGTGATCGTTATCATAATCAATCACCTCTGGAACGGCTAACTTTCCCTGCAACCAGACTAATCTGTCCTTTTCATCGGACAAATTTTCTACCGCATTCGCTGGTTGTATTTTAAGGTATTGATTATACGCGGGTCCTTGCAAAAAGTATGTCTTCGCTTCCGAACAGCCAATCGTCATTTGTTTCCATGAAAACCCTTCTACTTTCTTAGATAATCGATCTGGCAATCCCTTCATCCCTGTCACCACCTTCTCATTTAGTTGGTGATACCAGCTCAAAGTGTTCAACGGTTGGAAAAGGGTCATAAAAGTGATGGAGTAAACTTTTCCACTCCTGATATTCTTCAGATCCGCGAAAGCCGATAGTGTGAGCTTCTAATGTCTCCCAGCGAACTAGCAATAAATATTTGCCCTTCTCCTCGATACACCGTTGTAATTCATGTGATAGATACCCTTTCATCGAGGTAATAATTGATGATGCCTCTGCGAAAGTATGTTCAAAATCCACTTCCATTCCTGACTTCACTTGGAGCATAACCGCTTCTAAAATCATTTCTATCACTCCTTTAGTTTAGATTCATTTTATATAACCGCCTTACTTTTCGCAATTCCTTACTTATTTTTTGAATACCTATCTTTTTTTTCGTTTTGTTTAAATTGAATTTACCAGGATATATATTTTGTGTATGCTTAATATAATAGTTAGAAAACGATTACAGGAGGTTCTTGCAATGAATAAAGGAATGACATCATATATTTCAATCGGAGAATGGCTGTTTAAGATTTTATTGCTTAATCTCTACTGGTTTATCTTTACGTTGCTTGGTTTAGTGGCATTCGGTATCTTCCCAGCAACAGCTGCATTATTCGCAACGATCAGGCAGGATATCAAAGAAGAGGATGATGTGAAATTATTTCGCACCTTTTTCCATTATTATAAAAAAGAGTTTCTCAAATCCAATGTATTAGGCTATATTATTGCGATTGCGACAGCTCTAATATTGTTCAATATTCACGTATTAGGACTGATGGATGCCTCATTATTTAAATCATTTATGATGGTGATGAGCTATATATTGTTAGCGATTATCGCAATTGTCGCTATTTTTCTATTTCCGATCTTTGTGCACTATCAATTTTCATTTCTTGGCTACTTTAAATATTCAGCTATTCTAGCAATCGGCAAACCGATCAAAACAATCATAATGCTCGCCTTGGTTGCTGGGGTTTGTTATTTCTATTATTCCATACCAGGTTTCATTCCCGCGTTAGGTGTCAGTTTACTAGCTTATCTGATCATGCGGATTGCCTACCCAACATTTGCCCAGGTTGCAGAAGGTGCTTAGTTGATAGGATTATGTCAACTAGCCTTTGCTAGCCGAGCACCCATGTTGAGATATTTAATGTGCTGGGATACCGCTTCGGTCAACCACTCCGCGTCCTGCGGGAGTCTACGTGGTTGGCCTACTCTAGGATGTTTGCTCTACAACATATACTTTCTTTGCTTATAAAAAACGGGCGCGCCTGCGCTTGGTACAGACTATGTAAGGAGACAAAACCAGCCGGGAAACAACCAGATTTGTCTTCTTTCTTTTAAAACTCTACAAATCTTGTTGGACTGGTTACCACTTTTGGTTCCTTTCTCCCTAAACGATACAAATCTCGTTCCTCTGCTTACCACTTTTGGTTCCTTTCTCCTTAAACGATACAAATCTCGTTGCGCTGCTTATCACTTTTGGTTCCTTTCTCCTTAAACGATACAAATCTCGTTGCGCTGCTTACCACTTTCGGTTCCTTTCTCTTTAAACAATACAAATCTCGTTGCGCTGCTTACCACTTTCGGTTCCTTTCTCTTTAAACAATACAAATCTCGTTGCGCTGCTTACCACTTTCGGTTCCTTTCTCTTTAAACAATACAAATCTCGTTGCGCTGCTTATCACTTTTGGTCCCTTTCTCTTTAAACAATACAAATTTCATCGCACCGCTCTCTACTCTTGGCTCCTTTTACTATAGAAAAAAAGCGGCATTCGGCTCGTTTCATAGCGAATACCATCGTTTTTCTTATACTTGGTACATTCTAGTTTTTCACTACGCTGAACTACACCTTCGTTAACATTTTCTTAACCTATAAGAAAAATCAGGCATAAACCACCCGGCCCTTACTACCTTTGTATAAGCTTCCAAAATGACAATGGTTATAGAGTTTCTCGTCTTACAAGATAGCCGAACAAACGCGACGATTCCTTCATACTCGTTACTGTGACATATTGCTTGCGCTGGTTGTCCGTTTGAACGCTTTTTATATTTTCTTATCACATGAAAAAAGCCGGGTAGCCCGGCTTTCTTCCTCTTCCTATCCTTTTACTGATCCAATCAATACACCTTTTTCAAAATACTTCTGAATGAATGGATACAACATTAGCACTGGCAAGGAGGATACGATGATGACACCGTATTTGACCTGGTCAGCATAACGTTGTGCATATCCACCACCGGTACCACCGCTTCCTGCACCTTCTGAGAATACTTGATTGGATAATAGAATATCCCTTAGGACGATTTGCAATGGCTGCAGATCGTAGTTTCGAATATAAATCAATCCGGTAAAAAAGTCATTCCAGTGCCAGACTAAATAATAGAGACCAATTACGGCAGTAACCGCCTTCGACAGCGGCATCACGATCGAGGTGAAGAAACGGAAGTGCGAACAGCCGTCCATCGTTGCTGCTTCGTACATTTCGCCCGGAATGTTATTTTCAAAGAAAGTTCGCGTAATGATTAAATTAAATACGTTGACCGTTAATGGGTTAAAAATAAACACCCAGACCGTATCTAATAAACTTAAATCTTTCATCAGCATGTAAGTCGGGATTAACCCACCGTTGAAAAACATCGTAAATATAAAGAAAAACATCAGCAGGCGACGAGCTTTAAATTCATACCGAGACAGTACATATGCTGCCGGTAAGGTTAACATCAAGTTAATCAACGTTCCGAATAGCGCATAGAATAATGTATTACGGTACCCGATCCAGACACGTGAATCCTGGAAAATTTGCTCATAGCCGAAGAAGCTGAAGCCTTTTGGCATAAACAGTACCTTACCTGTCGACACAAGCGTCGGGTCACTGATCGATGCAATAATGATAAAATATATTGGATAGGCGACAACGAAAAACATTAAGACACATAGGGCCACTATAAAAATGTCAAACAGCAAATCGCCTGGTTTCTTGTTTCGGATTCTATTTAGCGAGATCGAAGTCATAGATTTGTCCTCCTTTACACATTTTTACCACAGGCTGATACGTGCCACTTTTTTGGCAATCGTATTGACCACTACCAGCATCATAAAGTTAATCATTGTATTAAATAATCCGATCGCAGCAGCATAGCTGAACTGATTGGACATGATCCCCGTTTTATAAACGTATGTTTCGATGACTTCCGATATTGGCAGGTTGAGACTGTTCTGCATGAGGAAGATTTTCTCGAATCCGGTACTGATGACGGTTCCCATGTTCAGAATTAATAAAATGACAATTGTCGGAATAATGGCCGGAATCTCTACATTGCGAATGATCTGCCAACGATTTGCCCCATCTATCTTGGCTGCATCATACAACTGCGGATCTACCGAAGCCAGTGCGGCGAGATAGATGATGCTGTTCCAGCCGACATGTTGCCAGACATCTGATAACACATAAATAGGAATAAACGCATTGACCGAAGCGAGTAAATTCCCTTCAACGCCGAGCTTCGCTAATAATAGACCAAGTACACCGGTATTTGGCGATAACATCACGTTTAACAACCCTACCAATACCACAATCGAAATAAAATGTGGCAGATAGACCGTCGTTTGCAAAATCCGTTTTCCTCTTTTCCAGCGAATTTGGTTGACCAGAAGCGCTAACGCTATCGGTGCCGGAAATCCGACGACGATGGTCGTGATACTGATCAATAATGTATTACGAATTAAATCCCAGAAAAGATGACTATTGAAAAACTGAATAAAATACTGAAACCCAACAAATTCTCCACCCGTTAAACCAGCTGTGAAATCATATTTACGAAAAGCTAACTGAATACCGTACATCGGGATATAATTAAATATAATGACACAGATGATCGCAGGTAGAATCATAAGCCAAAGCTGATAGTCTCTTCTAAACGTATTCAAAATAGTGGCTTTTTTAGGTTGGGATACACTTTTTGATTTGGTTGCTTGTGCAAAGGCCATTCCCGACTCTCCTTTGTAAGAGAGAGATACCCACTTCGTGATATCTCTCTCGTCTGATTTTTTTCCTTAATCTAATTGTGCTTTGTAATCATCATAGTAGCTTTGAATAATCTCAATGTTGGATGGAAGACCGATTTGATCTACTTGTTTCACATAATCATCCCATTGTTCATCAATTCCACCTGATGTGATCCATTCACCAAATTTGGAGATGGCAAGGTTCATAAAATCAGTATTTACTAATGTCATTTTGTTGTTGTCTTCTTCTGAATACTTCAGCATCATACCTGGAAAGACGTCATTTTCATCTACGGTTTCAAATACCTCTTTAAATGGTGCCTGCTGTTCATCTACAGACTGCATATCCGTCGGTAATTCCACTTCTAAGTCATCTGCAATATACATCGGACCATTATCTGCCCATGAAGACGTCCATTTCCACGTACCAGGATCCATTTCTTCGTCTTGTGGAGCTAACACTTTGTAAGCATTATCGCCTGTTTTTTCAATATTCGGTCCAATTGAACCAAATAATACTTGTAAACTTACTTCTGGATCGTATAATTCATTGATAAAGCGCATCGCAGCTTCTTTATTA is a genomic window of Gracilibacillus salinarum containing:
- a CDS encoding alpha-glucosidase/alpha-galactosidase, whose protein sequence is MSKITFLGAGSTVFAKNVLGDCMTVEALKDFEFALFDIDQERLHDSEMMLNNMKSSIAPTVKVKAYQDRKEALRGAKYVINAIQVGGYDPCTITDFEIPKKYGLRQTIADTLGIGGIFRNLRTIPVMKEFARDMKEVCPDAWFLNYTNPMAVLTNVMLEEGIKTVGLCHSVQVCADHLLDSLDMPKDNIQWKIAGINHMAWLLEITRDGKDLYPEIKKRAKQKQQEKHDDMVRFELMDKFGYYVTESSEHNAEYHPYFIKSKYPELIDRFQIPLDEYPRRCVNQIEGWKKMRNELVNDQHLTHERTHEYGSYIIEAMETNQPFKIGGNVQNTGGLIRNLPEKAVVEVPCLVDASGVTPTHVGELPEQLAALNRTNINTQLLTMEAARTRSKQKIYQAAMLDPHTAAELSLDDIVALCDDLIEAHGEWLPEYY
- a CDS encoding AraC family transcriptional regulator, which codes for MQSYAKHHTYGFRFKGEHQERVAGLHAIGKEKQTEESYRWDGLQRAEHGRIVFQYTLDGRGAIRIGETIHQLEKGDAFFVKIPSDHCYYLPDDSSHWEFAFITLYGDEVNSQYERITEKAGHISHLPLHSRPIKHIFRLLDIIETTGIQHGYDASAYAYSFLMEYLQYVEYEERQEADLPVAVAKAVTFIEKNYAADIGLDDIVVISGLSKYHFTRLFSKHFKQTPIQFLTKVRIERALELLQQTEDSIEEIAFAVGYASSNYFTKVFKQLLHETPSAYRQSKSVMPVDRLFID
- a CDS encoding ABC-F family ATP-binding cassette domain-containing protein; this translates as MLQATNVSLRFGDKKLFEDVNIKFTAGNCYGLIGANGAGKSTFLKILSGELEPQSGHVSLGKDERLAVLKQDHFAYEEFEVLKTVIMGHTRLYEVMQEKDAIYAKGEFTEEDGMRAAELEGEFAEMNGWEAESDAAILLKGLGISEDLHYKTMAELSGSEKVKVLLAQALFGNPDILLLDEPTNHLDIQAIQWLEEFLINFENTVIVVSHDRHFLNKVCTHIADVDYGKIEMYVGNYDFWYESSQLALQMAKEQNKKKEEKMKDLQNFIARFSANASKSKQATSRKKMLDNITLDDIKPSSRRYPYVAFTPGRDIGNDLLRVEGISKTIDGVKVLDNVSFILKPYDKVAFVGPNEIAKTTLLDILMGEMEPDEGTFSWGVTTSQSYFPKDNSEYFEGNNMTLVEWLRQYSPEDQTETFLRGFLGRMLFSGEQALKKANVLSGGEKVRCMLSKMMLSNANVLVLDEPTNHLDLESITSLNNGLIKFKGSILFTSHDHQFINSIANRLIEITPKGIVDKEISYDEYVADQKLQKEIQAMYV
- a CDS encoding APH(3') family aminoglycoside O-phosphotransferase translates to MKGLPDRLSKKVEGFSWKQMTIGCSEAKTYFLQGPAYNQYLKIQPANAVENLSDEKDRLVWLQGKLAVPEVIDYDNDHQNKYLLMTEVKGINASERVHLANVTDLMEQVGAGLQVIHNVNTTGCLFDQTLEIKITEANRRVQNGLADEEDFDWERKGRKASKLFEELLFKKPSNEDLVFTHGDYCLPNIILNKGEVSGFIDVGRTGIADRYQDVALAVRSIAFNFGKEYISYFLEAYGMPDVDETKMDYYHLMDEFF
- a CDS encoding antibiotic biosynthesis monooxygenase family protein, giving the protein MILEAVMLQVKSGMEVDFEHTFAEASSIITSMKGYLSHELQRCIEEKGKYLLLVRWETLEAHTIGFRGSEEYQEWKSLLHHFYDPFPTVEHFELVSPTK
- a CDS encoding YesL family protein: MNKGMTSYISIGEWLFKILLLNLYWFIFTLLGLVAFGIFPATAALFATIRQDIKEEDDVKLFRTFFHYYKKEFLKSNVLGYIIAIATALILFNIHVLGLMDASLFKSFMMVMSYILLAIIAIVAIFLFPIFVHYQFSFLGYFKYSAILAIGKPIKTIIMLALVAGVCYFYYSIPGFIPALGVSLLAYLIMRIAYPTFAQVAEGA
- a CDS encoding carbohydrate ABC transporter permease; translation: MTSISLNRIRNKKPGDLLFDIFIVALCVLMFFVVAYPIYFIIIASISDPTLVSTGKVLFMPKGFSFFGYEQIFQDSRVWIGYRNTLFYALFGTLINLMLTLPAAYVLSRYEFKARRLLMFFFIFTMFFNGGLIPTYMLMKDLSLLDTVWVFIFNPLTVNVFNLIITRTFFENNIPGEMYEAATMDGCSHFRFFTSIVMPLSKAVTAVIGLYYLVWHWNDFFTGLIYIRNYDLQPLQIVLRDILLSNQVFSEGAGSGGTGGGYAQRYADQVKYGVIIVSSLPVLMLYPFIQKYFEKGVLIGSVKG
- a CDS encoding ABC transporter permease, translated to MAFAQATKSKSVSQPKKATILNTFRRDYQLWLMILPAIICVIIFNYIPMYGIQLAFRKYDFTAGLTGGEFVGFQYFIQFFNSHLFWDLIRNTLLISITTIVVGFPAPIALALLVNQIRWKRGKRILQTTVYLPHFISIVVLVGLLNVMLSPNTGVLGLLLAKLGVEGNLLASVNAFIPIYVLSDVWQHVGWNSIIYLAALASVDPQLYDAAKIDGANRWQIIRNVEIPAIIPTIVILLILNMGTVISTGFEKIFLMQNSLNLPISEVIETYVYKTGIMSNQFSYAAAIGLFNTMINFMMLVVVNTIAKKVARISLW